The Deinococcus wulumuqiensis R12 genome has a window encoding:
- the cysK gene encoding cysteine synthase A, translating into MIESLIGHTPLIQLQRVVTPDMAEVFVKLEGQNPGGSIKDRTALGLVEDAERRGVLRPGGTIVEPTSGNTGIGLAQVAAAKGYKLILCMPAQMSEERKRTLRAYGAELVLTDPERRMLAAIEEAEKIAAETGAVMMNQFANPANPAVHEATTGPELWEQMEGRIDAFVYGSGTGGTISGTGRFLKRQNPDIQVIACEPARSNVLSGGERGNHGFQGMGPGFIPDNLDRSVLDDVIQVWEEDAYPLARRMAQEEGVFIGMSSGAMVWAALEVARRLGPGKRVATIACDTGARYLTTALFSGEGDTPAGYRPYSREQV; encoded by the coding sequence ATGATCGAGTCGCTTATCGGGCACACGCCCCTGATTCAGCTCCAGCGGGTGGTCACGCCCGACATGGCCGAGGTGTTCGTCAAGCTCGAAGGCCAGAACCCCGGCGGCAGCATCAAGGACCGCACCGCGCTGGGCCTGGTCGAGGACGCCGAGCGCCGGGGGGTGCTCAGGCCGGGCGGCACCATCGTCGAGCCGACCAGCGGCAACACCGGCATCGGGCTGGCGCAGGTGGCAGCGGCCAAGGGCTACAAGCTGATTCTGTGCATGCCCGCCCAGATGAGCGAGGAGCGCAAGCGCACGTTGCGGGCCTACGGCGCGGAACTGGTCCTGACCGACCCCGAGCGCCGGATGCTCGCCGCCATCGAGGAAGCCGAGAAAATCGCGGCGGAGACGGGCGCCGTGATGATGAACCAGTTCGCCAACCCCGCCAACCCCGCCGTCCACGAGGCCACCACCGGCCCTGAACTGTGGGAACAGATGGAAGGCCGCATCGACGCCTTCGTGTACGGCTCGGGCACGGGAGGCACCATCAGCGGCACGGGGCGCTTTCTCAAGCGGCAGAACCCCGATATTCAGGTCATCGCCTGCGAACCGGCCCGCTCCAACGTGCTCTCGGGCGGCGAGCGCGGCAACCACGGCTTTCAGGGCATGGGACCGGGCTTTATCCCCGACAACCTCGACCGCAGCGTTCTCGACGACGTGATTCAGGTCTGGGAAGAGGACGCTTACCCCCTGGCGCGGCGCATGGCGCAGGAAGAAGGCGTGTTTATCGGCATGAGCAGCGGCGCGATGGTCTGGGCCGCGCTGGAAGTCGCTCGCCGGCTCGGGCCGGGCAAACGGGTCGCCACCATCGCCTGCGACACCGGGGCACGCTACCTCACCACGGCGCTGTTTTCCGGTGAGGGCGACACCCCGGCGGGCTACAGGCCGTACTCGCGCGAACAGGTGTGA
- a CDS encoding branched-chain amino acid ABC transporter substrate-binding protein, whose translation MTKAAVFTVLSALLLSQAQAATTVKIATISPLSGAVSNLGVQMKNGAQLAVNEMKPQFAKLGMTLSLVAYDDQADPATGTSAARRALADKSVLGMVGPLTSGVAIPATQAMAPSHLVAVAPVATSEKVTDRGLKNVNRVCARDDAQGAAGGNFVAGTLKAKSVYVINDKTPYGQGMAAEAEKAMKAKGVRVVQSEGVTAEDRDFTAVITKVQALKPDAIYFAGLYGQIGPFTQQLRAKGIQTPIVSGDGLDSPDFIKLAGQNVSNVYFTSLAPSLSVVPAAKKVADQYQKTFGAPIQGTGIMAYDSAKVVLTGILNAAKQGGNKVPTRAQVEKAVRGGTFKGLTGDIKFNASGDRTSAKIYVEAIKSGKRSTAATLNITRK comes from the coding sequence ATGACCAAAGCCGCTGTTTTTACCGTTCTCAGCGCCCTGCTGCTGTCTCAGGCGCAGGCCGCCACCACCGTCAAGATCGCCACCATCAGCCCGCTGTCGGGCGCCGTGAGCAACCTCGGCGTACAGATGAAAAACGGTGCCCAGCTCGCCGTGAACGAGATGAAGCCGCAGTTCGCCAAACTCGGCATGACCCTCTCGCTGGTGGCCTACGACGACCAGGCCGACCCCGCCACCGGCACCTCGGCGGCGCGGCGTGCCCTGGCCGACAAGTCGGTGCTGGGCATGGTCGGCCCGCTGACCAGCGGCGTGGCGATTCCCGCGACCCAGGCGATGGCGCCCAGCCACCTCGTCGCCGTGGCCCCCGTCGCCACCAGCGAGAAAGTCACCGACCGGGGCCTGAAAAACGTCAACCGCGTGTGCGCCCGTGACGACGCCCAGGGCGCGGCGGGCGGCAACTTCGTGGCCGGGACGCTGAAGGCCAAATCGGTCTACGTCATCAACGACAAGACCCCCTACGGTCAGGGCATGGCCGCCGAAGCCGAAAAAGCGATGAAGGCGAAAGGGGTGCGCGTGGTCCAGAGCGAAGGCGTGACTGCCGAGGACCGGGACTTCACGGCGGTCATCACCAAGGTTCAGGCGCTCAAGCCCGACGCCATCTACTTCGCCGGGCTGTACGGCCAAATCGGGCCGTTTACCCAGCAGCTCCGCGCCAAGGGCATTCAGACGCCCATCGTCAGCGGCGACGGCCTGGACAGCCCCGACTTCATCAAGCTCGCAGGGCAAAATGTCAGCAACGTGTATTTCACCAGCCTCGCCCCCTCGCTGAGCGTGGTGCCCGCCGCCAAGAAGGTGGCCGACCAGTACCAGAAGACCTTCGGGGCGCCCATTCAGGGCACGGGCATCATGGCCTACGACTCGGCCAAGGTGGTGCTGACCGGCATCCTGAACGCCGCCAAGCAGGGCGGCAACAAAGTGCCCACCCGTGCCCAGGTCGAGAAGGCCGTGCGCGGCGGCACCTTCAAGGGCCTGACCGGGGACATCAAGTTCAACGCGAGCGGCGACCGCACCTCGGCCAAGATTTACGTCGAGGCCATCAAGAGCGGCAAGCGCAGCACGGCGGCCACGCTGAACATCACGCGCAAGTAA
- a CDS encoding S4 domain-containing protein, with amino-acid sequence MKQKLSTLIAQAGGGRVVRTPFVDGDEIDRRLLNEEGVRHKIAGGFPDARRVVLTLYPAHIPDVDAGVQVLRVTPAPGGVPWDEQDFAVQLKRLALSEDQLGDVREERGGAFLVAATGKAAQAIADLTELGGREVEVEEVGESAGKGSKVREVVVPSMRVDVVGAKGFGVSRAYFQQGIDGGKVRLNGQPARASSEIREGDSLSAEGLGRIDFKRVVNETRRGNFKVELDVHK; translated from the coding sequence ATGAAACAGAAACTTTCCACCCTCATCGCCCAGGCGGGCGGCGGGCGCGTCGTGCGGACCCCTTTCGTGGACGGCGACGAGATTGACCGCCGTCTGCTCAACGAAGAGGGCGTGCGCCACAAAATCGCGGGCGGCTTTCCCGATGCCCGGCGCGTGGTGCTGACCCTCTACCCGGCCCACATTCCCGACGTGGACGCGGGCGTACAGGTGCTGCGCGTGACCCCGGCCCCCGGCGGCGTGCCCTGGGACGAGCAGGACTTCGCCGTGCAGCTCAAGCGGCTGGCGCTGAGCGAAGACCAGCTCGGCGACGTGCGCGAGGAACGCGGCGGGGCCTTTCTGGTCGCCGCCACCGGCAAGGCGGCGCAGGCGATTGCCGACCTGACCGAACTCGGCGGGCGCGAGGTCGAGGTCGAGGAGGTCGGTGAAAGCGCGGGCAAGGGCAGCAAAGTGCGCGAGGTGGTGGTGCCCTCTATGCGCGTGGACGTGGTGGGCGCCAAGGGCTTCGGGGTCAGCCGCGCCTACTTTCAGCAGGGCATAGACGGCGGCAAGGTCCGGCTCAACGGCCAGCCCGCCCGCGCCAGCAGCGAAATCCGCGAGGGCGACAGCCTCAGCGCCGAGGGCCTGGGCCGCATCGACTTCAAGCGGGTGGTTAACGAAACGCGGCGTGGGAACTTCAAGGTGGAACTCGACGTGCATAAGTAG